In Actinopolyspora saharensis, the genomic window GAGACCTCCCTGGACTGCCAACCGTCGGTGATGACCTCGCCCCGCAGCATCTCGAACAGCAGCCGTGCCCGTCCCCTGGTGGTGTGCTTCTCCTCGCGGGTCACCTGGTAGCTGGGGCACATGGTGTGCTCGGCCGAAGGGGTGCGGCAGGTGCCCACTCCCACGCAGCGCAGCGCGGCGTGCGCGAAGTCCCCGCCGTCCTGCGGGTAGGCGAGCTTGACCTCGGGCCGCGCCGGGTTGTAGTCCTTGCCCAGCCGCAGGTTCTCGTCCAGCCGGTAGGCATCGACCACCTTGCCCGGGTTCATCTTCCAGTCCGGGGCCCAGATCCGCTTGAACTCGCGCATCGCCTCCATGAGCCGCGGGCCGTACTGCTTTTCCAGCAGTTCCCCGCGTTGCTGCCCGTCGCCGTGCTCGCCGGACAGCGTCCCCCCGTAGGAGGTGACCAGGTCGGCGGCGCGCTGCATGAAGGACCGGTAGTCGCTCAGCCCTTCGGCGCTGACCAGGTCGAAGTCGATGCGCGAGTGAACGCAGCCCTCACCGAAGTGGCCGTACATCGCCCCGCGCAGCCCGTACTCGGCGTAGAGCTCCCGGAGCTCGCGCAGGTAGTCGCCGAGATGCTCGGGAGGCACCGCCGAGTCCTCCCAGCCGGGCCAGTGATCCTTCTCCCCGGGCGGGAAGGCCGTGGCGCCCAGGCCGCTCTCCCGGATGCTCCACAGCAGCTGGCTGTTGCCGCCTTCCTGAACGCTCCTGGAGATCACGATCCGGTCGGACTCGCAGCCGAGTTCGGTGCGCAACCACTCGACGAATCGCTCGGCGCGCTGCTGGGAGTGCCCCTCTGTGTCGGAGCCGAACTGCACCATCAACCACGCGTGGTTGTCGCCCATGCGGGGGAGTTCGTGCAGTCCCTCCAGGTTGATCCGTTCCTGCTGCTGGTCGCGGACCAGCCGGGAGTCGATGCCCTCCAGCCCTATCGGCCCCCACTGCCTGATGCGGGTGACGTCCGCGGCCGCGGCGACGATGTCCGGGTACTCCACGATCACGGTGGTGCGGTGGGTCATCGCCGGGGTGAGCAGCAGCGTGGCGTTCAGGACAGTGGCGCAGGTCCCCTCGGTGCCGACCAGGGCGCGGGCGACGTTGAACCCCTTCTCCGGCAGCAGTTCGTCGAGGTTGAACCCCGAAACCCGCCGCGGCAGCTCGTCCACCGAGGGAAAGCCGGCTCTGATGTCCGCGGCGTAGCGGTCCCTGAGGTCGCGCAGCGCGGCGTAGATCTCGCCCTTGCGCCCGCCCGCCGCGATGATCTCGTCGAGGACCTGCTCCTCGTCGGTGCCCACCCGGAACCGCTCGCCGTCGTAGGTGAGCACCTCCAGCTCCCGCACGTTGTCGGAGGTGCGGGGGCCGGGGCCGTAGAAGTGGGCCTGCACCGAGTGGATGCCGCAGGAGTTGTTCCCGATGTTGCCGCCTATGGTGCACCTGGAGTGCGAGGACGGGTCCGGGCCGAAGACGAGCCCGCGCTCCCCGGTGCTCCTGTTGAGCTCTTCGTTGATCACTCCCGGCTGCGCCGTGACCGTCCTCCGCGCGACGTCGACCTCCCCGGCGGAGGTCAGGTACTTGGAGAAGTCGACCACCACGGCGACGTTGACCGTCTCGCCGGACAGGCTCGTCCCGCCGCCGCGGGACAGCAGTGGTGCCCCGTAGCGGTGGCAGGCCACGGTCGTGGCGACCACGTCCTCGACCGTGGCGGGCAGCACCACCCCGAGCGGCACCTGGCGGTAGTTCGACGCGTCGCTGGCGTACATCGCCCTCGTGCCGGAGTCGAAGCGCACCTCCCCGAGAACGTGCCTGCGCAGCTGCGCTTCGAGTCCCTTCACGTTGACCGCGTCCGTTCCGACCATCCCGGCCGAGAACCGGGCGTCCGGGTGCGCCGGAACGGTGGCGCTGCCGTCCGCCATCAGCGTTCCCTGTTCCGCACCGAGCTTTTGACTGACTCGGTGAACTCGTGCATCTTCTGCTTGGCGCCCTTGGCGACGATCCCCCAGGTCTGGGGATCGCCTTCGCGCAGCGCCTGGGCCACCTTCTGGGCCTGCATGCTCTTGATGTGCGGCGGAACCGGGGGGACCTCGCTGTCGACCACGGCCTCCAGCACGACCGGTCCCTCGGCCCGCAGAGCGCGGTCCCAGGCCGAGCCGATCTCGTCCGGACTGTCGCAGCGGATCCCGGTGAACCCGAGCAACCTCGCCCACTCGGCGTAGGGCACGTCGGGGATGTCCTGCGAGCCGGGGAACTTCCGCTCACCGCCCATGGCCCGCTGCTCCCAGGTGACCTGGTTGAGGTCGCCGTTGTTGAACACGCAGAAGATCAGCGGGGAACGGTTCATCCGGTCCAGGTAGCGCTTGATGGTGATCAGTTCCAGCATGCCGTTCATCTGGAACGCGCCGTCACCGACCAGCGCTATGCACGGGCGGTCCGGATAGGCGAACTTGGCGCTGATCGCGTAGGGCGTTCCCGGTCCCATCGTGGCGAGGTTGCCGGAAAGGGAGGCCGACATCCCCCTGCGCAGCTTGAGGTGCCGCGCCCACCAGTTGGCCACCGAACCGGCGTCGGTGGTGATCACGCTGTTGTCCGGGAGCCGTTGGGACAGTTCGTGAACCACCAGCTCGGGGTTGAGCGGATCGGCCGAGTCGTGCGCGCGGTCGTCGAGCACCCGCCACCACTCGTCGACCTCGGTCTCGATCCTCTCCCGCCACGAGCGGTCCTGCTTGCGCTCGAGCATCGGGGAGAGCTCGCGCAGCGTTTCCCGCGAGTCCCCGATGAGCTGGGCGTCCATCGGGTAGCGGACGCCCATCATCCGCCCGTCGAGGTCGATCTCCACGCCCTTGCACTGCCCCTCGGGCGGCAACCACTCCGCGTAGGGGAAGCTGGTGCCGACGAACAGCAGCGTGTCGGCGTTCATCATCATCTCGTGGCTGGCGGTGGAGCCGAGCAGGCCGATCGGCCCGGTGACGTAGGGCAGGTCGTCCGGCAGCACCTCCCGGCCCAGCGAGGTCTTGGCCACGCCCGCGCCCAGCTTCTCGGCCACCTCGACGACCTCGTCGGCGGCCTTGGCGGCCCCCTGGCCGACCAGCACGGCCACCCGCTGCCCCTCGTTGAGGACGTCGGCGGCCTTGCGCAGCTCCTCCTGGGCCGGGATCGTCCGCGAGGCGGCGTAGCCTGCCGTGGTGTAGACGCCGCCGTGCACGCGCGGCGGCGAGGTCTGCTGCTCCTCCATCGCCACGTCCTCGGGAACGATGACCGTGGCGACCGTCCTGTTGGCCAGCGCGACCTTGCACGCCCTGTCGATCAGCTGGCGGGCCTGCGCCGGGTGCATGCAGGTCTGCACGTACTCCGAGACGTCCTTGTACAGCGTGTTCGGGTCGATCTCCTGCTGGTAGGCGCTGCCGAGCGAGATCCGCTTCTGCTGGCCGACGACGGCGACCACCGGCTGGTGGTCGAGCTTGGCGTCGTAGAGGCCGTTGAGCAGGTGGATCGTTCCACCGCCCGACGTGGCCATGCAGCAGCCGAGCTCCCCGGTGAACTTGGCGTGGGCCGTGGCCATGAAGGCGCCCATCTCCTCGTGCCTGGGCTGGATCAGCTCAGGATCGCCGTCGGCGCGGTCCAGCGCGCCCAGCAGGGAGTTGATCCCGTCCCCCGGGTAGCCGAAGATCCGGTGGACGCCCCACTGGCGGAGTCGGTCCAGTATGAAGTCGGCCGTCTGTGGCATGGGTTTCGTCCCCCTCGGACGTGGTGACGGACGCGGTCCTGGTGTTACCCCCGGTGAGCGGCTGTGAAACGCGAGTGGCATGTGCGCGCGGCCGTCGTGGTCCCCCGTGGTCGTGACGAGGTCGGCTGCGAACGCGATCCCGGTGGAGGAACTCGACGCCACGGCCTACGAGATCCCCACGGACCTGCCCGAGTCCGACGGCACGCTCAGCTGGGACTCGACGACGCTGGTGCTGGTCCGGGCGCGTGCCGGTGGTCGGTCCGGTATCGGCTACACCTGCGCGGGGCCGTCGGCGGCCACGGTGGTGCGCGGCGAGCTCTCCGAAGTGGTCCGGGGCGGGGACGCCCTGACTCCGCCCGCGTCGTGGCAGGCGATGCAGCGGGCCGTGCGCAACCTCGGCAAACCGGGCGTGGTGGCGGAGGCGATCTCTGCCGTGGACATCGCGCTGTGGGACCTGCACGCGCGGCTGCTCGACCTGCCGCTGTCGGTGGCCCTCGGCGCCATCCGCGCGGCCACGCCGATCTACGGCAGCGGCGGTTTCACCTCCTACGACGACGAGACCCTCGCCGAACAGCTCGCCGGGTGGGTGCGGGAGGGGATACCCCGGGTCAAGATGAAGGTCGGCCGCGAGCCGCGCGACGACCCGCGCAGGCTGGAGGTGGCCCGCTCGGCCATCGGCGAGCAACCGCAGCTGTTCGTGGACGCCAACGGGGCCTACGGCCGCACGGAGGCGGCCGGCCGGGCGGCTGAGTTCGCCGAGTTCGGGGTGAGCTGGTTGGAGGAACCGGTCACTTCGGACGACCTGGAAGGACTGCACCTGCTCCGGGATCGGGCTCCGGTGGGGATGGACATCGCCGCGGGCGAGTACGGCTACCACCTGCCCTGCTTCCACCGGATGCTCGCCGCCGAGGCCGTCGACTGCCTGCAGGCCGACGTCACCAGGTGCCTTGGGATCTCCGGGCCGCTGCGGACGGCCGCGCTGTGCGACGCGCGGGGCGTGGAGCTGTCACTGCACTGCGCGCCCCAGGTCAGCGCCCAGGTGGGGACTGCCGTGTGGCACCTGCGGCACCTCGAGCACTTCCACGACCACGTGCGCATCGAGCGGATCGCCTTCGACGGTGCGCTCGTCCCCGAACCCGGAGGACTGCTGCGGCCGGACAGGTCCAGGCAGGGACTGGGGCTGGAGGTCAGGCACGCCGATCTCGAGAGGTTCCGCGTTCCCTGAGAGAGCGGGGCGGAGCCGCTTTCCGGTGCCGCTCGCGCGCGGTGCTGCCCTCCCGACGCCCCGGTGGGGGACGGCGGGAGGGGCAACACCGGACAAGAGCGCGATCAGCTCAGTTTGTCCTTGACCTTGCCCACGATTCCCCGGTCCTCGGTGTTGGGGGCCGTGGTCTCACTGGTCGCGTACAGGTAGGGGTCGGGCGGTGGCGCCGAGGCCAGATCACCGAGGGGATCCGGCTGGTCGAGGTAGCTGAATTCGTGCTGCCCGTCGGGAGCGGTGCCCGATGCCCACTTGCCCTGGTCCGCGGTCGTGCCGTCCGAGAGCCCCCAGAGCGTGGAGTTGTGCTGCTGGTTCTCCTCGTCCAGCAGCGCGTTCGGGGCGATCGTGCCTTCCAGGCCGTCCTCCTGGAGCTGCTCGATGGCGGACAGCCACTGCAACTGGTGCATGGTGTCCCGCGCCAGGTTGAACTTGAGCATTTCCTTGACGCCGGGGTCGTCGGTCATGCGGTAGAGCCGTGCGGTCTGCAGACGTCCCTGGGACTCGGCGGCGACGTTGACCCGGAAATCCGCCAGCAGGTTACCGCTGGCGACGATGTACTTGCCGTTCCACGGAGTGCCGTCGCTGTCCACGGGCAGCGCCCCGCCGCCACCGACGATGGCCTGCTGCGGGTCCATGCCGCCCACGATCGCGCCCAGCACCGGGTCGTTGTCGACCATTCCGGCTGTGGTCTCGGAGGGGGCTCCTTCCAGGAGCCGGGCGATCATCGTAGCGAGCATTTCCACGTGGCCGAGTTCCTCGGTTCCGATGTCGAGGATCATGTCCTTGTACTTTCCCGGAGCTCGGCAGTTCCACCCCTGGAACATGTACTGCATGGCAACGGTCATCTCACCCCAGGCGCCCCCGACGAGTTCCTGAAGTTTCTTCGCGTAGAGCGGATCGGGCTGATCGGGTTTCGCCTCGAACTGCAAGCGCTGGGTGTGGCGGAACATGGAAGTCCCCTTCCTGGTGATTTGGTCGTGATCGTCGGTGGAATCCGTGTTTTTCTTCCGAATGGACGGTGGGGCATGCCGGCGCGGGGCGCAACATCAAATATTCTGCTGATCGCGCGGCGCTCGTTCCGTGCTCTCGATCATTATCTCGAATCTATTTTCGCGTTAGCGGATCGAAAAAACTCTCCACTGTGCTCCTTTTTGCGCTCGCGGTGGATCGCGGTTATGTCTTTTCCGCTCCTGGTGATCGAATGGGCGCGCGGTCCGGTGCGACCGGCCGGAGGTCCCTCCGAGCGATCGCCGCAGATCTCGCGTGGATGCGGAACGGACCGGCCGGGTGCGCACCGCTCGAGGACTGCCCGCCCGCTGCCGGGTCGGGTGAGTCGTCCGCCACCCGAGCGCCCCTCCGGGAACACCCCCGCTGCCCGTTGTTGTTGACTGTGCGTATGAGCACCGAGCAGCACACTCCCCGACGCGCCCGCGTCCGCGCTCCCGAGCCGACCGGGCGGGCATGGTTGAACACGGGCGGCGAGCAGCTGCGGCTGGCCGACCTGCGCGGAAAGATCGTGTTGCTGGACTTCTGGGCGTTCTGCTGCATCAACTGCCTGCACGTGCTCGACGAGCTGCGTCCGCTGGAACGCGAGTTCGCCGAGGAGCTGGTCACCATCGGGGTGCACTCGCCCAAGTTCGAGCACGAGGCCGACGCCGACGCGCTGGCCGCGGCCGTCGAACGCTACGAGGTGGGTCACCCGGTGCTCGACGACCCCGAGCTGGCCACGTGGCGCGACTACGCGGTGAAGGCGTGGCCGACGCTGGTGCTGGTCGACCCCGAGGGCTACGTGGTGCACGAAGCCGCGGGGGAGGGGCACGCCGAGGCGCTGCGCAGGATCATCACGGACCTGGTGGCCGAGCACGACGCGCGCGGCACCCTGCACCGGGGCAGCGGTCCGCGCGTCGTGGAGGAGAAACCGGACACCACGCTGCGCTACCCGAGCAAGGTGCTCGGCCTGGAAGGCGGCACGATGCTGGTCGCCGACTCGGCACGCCACTCGCTGGTCGAGTTCGCCGCCGACGGCGAGACCCCGCTGCGCCGCATCGGGAACGGCTCGCGCGGAGCCGCGGACGGCGATCCGGACGCGGCCTCCTTCCGCGAACCCGGTGGGATGACGCTGCTCCCGGAGCACGTCGCGGCCAAGGTGGGCTACGACGTGGTCGTCGCCGACACGGTGAACCACCTGCTGCGCGGTGTCCGGCTGGCCGACGGCGCGGTCAGCACCGTGGCGGGCACGGGACGGCAGTGGCGTGACGAAGAGCACACCGGACCCGCGCTGAGCACCGCGCTGACCAGCCCGTGGGACGTGGCCTGGTGGGAACGCGCCGGGGGCGTGGTGATCGCGATGGCGGGCAACCACACCCTGGGGCTCTTCGACCCGCTCGAGGGCGCCGTCTCCCGCTTCGGCGGGACCACGGTGGAAGGGCTGCGCGACGGCCCCCTCGACGAGGCCTTCTTCGCCCAGACCTCCGGGCTCGCCGTCGATCGGGGCGAGCCGGAGTCGGAGGGCGACGACAGGCTCTGGCTCGTCGACTCCGAGACCTCCGCGTTGCGGTGGGTGCGGCCCACCTCGGACGGCTTCGAGGTGCGCACCGCCGTCGGCAAGGGGCTGTTCGACTTCGGGCACGCGGACGGGCCCGCTCCCGAGGCCCTGCTGCAGCACCCGCTCGGGGTCGCTGTGCTGCCCGACGGGACGGTGGCGATCTGCGACACCTACAACGGCGCTATCCGCCGCTACGAGCCGGACAGCGACGCGGTTTCCACCCTGGCCACCGAGGTGGCCGAACCCTCGGGGGCGATCACCGCGGAAGGCGAGCTGGTGGTGGTGGCCGGTGCCGCGCACCGGCTGGAGCGTCCGGTTCCGCCCGGAGTCACCGCGCGGCTGGTGGAAGGGGCCTCGCAGCGGGTGGCCCGCCCGGCCACCGAGATCGGACCGGGAGAGGTGGAACTCGTCGTGGTGTTCGACCCGCCCCCGGGGCAGAAGCTGGACGAGCGGTACGGCCCGTCGACTCGCCTGGAGGTGAGCTCCTCCCCGGAGGGGATGCTGGTCTCCGGAGCCGGATCCGGGACCGGGCTGAGCAGGAGGCTGGTGCTGGGCGACGGCTTCGAGCACGGGGTCCTGCACGTGGTGGCGCAGGCGGCCAGCTGCGATGACGACAGCGGCGTCGAGCACCCGGCCTGCCGGTTGACCAGGCAGGACTGGGGCGTGCCGGTGCGGGTCACCCCCGATGGAGCGGACAGGCTTCCGCTGGTCATGGGCGGTCTCGACGCGCAGTGACCCCCGCCGTCCGCGTGGAGTGCGCAGCGCCGCGTCGCCCCGGCCGAGGGAGGAACACCGCGGGGTGAACGGTGTTCCAGCCGGGCAGGGCCTCGAGGAAGCCCTGCGGTCTCGGTCGGTTCGACGCGGCGCGTAAACTTTCCGGGTGACCGATGCCAAGCTTGAGATCCAGATGCTGCATGACCGAGTCATGGTGCGGGTCTCCGAAGAATCCGGTGAACGTCGCAGTAGCGGCGGCATCGTCATCCCGGCGACCGCCCAGGTGGCCAAGAGGCTGCTCTGGGGCGAGGTCTACGGCGTGGGCAGTCACGTGCGGAGTGTCCAGGCCGGGGACCAGGTGCTGTTCAACCCCGAGGAGCAGTACGAGGTCGAGGTTCAGGGTGATATCTACCTGGTGCTTCGGGAGCGAGACCTGCACGCCGTGGCTTCCGAGCAGACCGAACAGGGGACCGGACTGTATCTTTGATCGAGGTGCGCCCGGTTCGATGCGGCCCTCGTGCGGCTGACCGCACGTAGGATCAGGTCGGAAGCAGTGGAATGCCCCGCAGCCGGGCTGTACCGGTGATGGTGGTCGGCTGGCTGCTGTTCGTCGCCGACCCCACCGCACGACCGAGGAGAAGAGGACGCGGTGCCGGAAGACCACGAACGCCCCGAACGCACCGAGGGTGATCGGGAACCGCGAGCGGACGAGCCGACCGAACGGATCCGGTTTCTTTCCGGTGATCTGAGCGAGAGCGCGGCATCCGGTGCCGCGGAAGGCGACCGGGACTCCAGCTCCGCTCCGCACCGGGACGAGGACGGTTCGCCGGAGGGCGCGGACGACCTTTCCGAACGGGACACCAAGCCCAGAATGCGGGCCCCGGAGCAGCTCGGCAGCACAGAGGCTGTGGAGGCCGTGCCGGACGAGCGCCCCGGCGGCTCCGGAAACGGCCCGGAAGCGGGCACGGGGACCGGTGCGCGGTCGGAGGAGGAGCCGGAGTCGGACAGCGAGCGCACCGACACGATCCCGGTGGTTCCCCCCGATCCCGTTCCAGCCGAGCAGGACACCGAGCGGACCGAGTCCATCCCGGTGGTGACCGACAAGATCCCCGGTCCGGTGGCCGAGCCCGCCACCACCCAGGTGACCTCCGGTCAGGGGGTCTCCCCCCAGGCGGCCTTCGGACACCCGGGCGGCGAACCGCCACAGCTGTCGGGGACCGAGCAGTACCGGGCCGGACAGGGCGGAGAACCCCCGTTCGGCATGGCCTGGGGGACACCCGGTGCGGGGCAGCAACCGGAGGCGGCAGGCGGCGGGGACTCCCGCCGCAACAGAACGCTGTTACGCGCGCTGGTCGCCGCGGGTTTCACGATCGGCCTGCTGGCGCTGCTCTACATCGGGGACCTGGCCTTCAGCAGCGGCGCCGTGCCGCGCGGCACCACGGTGGCCGGAGTGGACGTCGGCGGGCTGGACCGCGCGGCCGCCGAGCGGAAGCTGCGCTCCGAGCTCGACACGACGTTGAGCGAGCCCGTCGAGCTGCGCGTGGGCAAGGCCCAGAGCAGCATCGACCCGCAGGCGGCGGGGCTGTCGATGGACTGGAAGGCGACGCTGGACGAGGCCGGATCGCAACCGCTCAACCCGGTCACCCGGGTCACGTCCTTCTTCACCACCCGGGAAGTCACCCCGGTGAGCAATGTGGACCGGGAGAGCCTCCGGAACGAGCTGACCGAGGCGCGTTCCGATCTGCACCGCGAGCCGGTGGAGGGAACGATCCGCTTCGAGGGCTCCGAGCCCACGCCCGTGTTCCCCGTGACCGGGCGCAACGTCAACGTCGACCAGGCCATGAACGTGGTCGTGCGGGACTGGGCGAGCAAGGGGCCGGTCCAGCTGCCCTTCACCACGCAGGAGGTCAAAACCACCGAGGCCGGGGTGCGCAGGGCGCTGGAGAACGTCGCCAAGCCCGCCGTGTCCGGACCGGTGACCGTCAACGGTGACGGGGTGCAGGCCACCCTCGCTCCGGCCGACATCGCTTCCGCGCTGCGCTTCGAGCCGAACGACTCGGGCGGACTCAAGTGGAACCTGGACGTTCCCAGTGCCAAGGAGGTCGCCCGGCCGCAGCTGAAGTCGACCCTCGAGGAGAGCAAGAGCGCCTCGTTCAAGTTCGAGGACGGCAAGCCGAAGGTCCAGCCCTCGAAGAAGGGCAGGAAGATCGACTGGAAGAAGACCTTCGCCCCGCTGGACAAGAAGCTGACCGAGTCCGGCTCCGACACCGTCGAGGCCGTCTACACTGACGTCCCCGCGGAGCTGACCACCGAGAAGGCCAAGTCGCTCGGCATCAAGGAGAAGGTGAGCACCTTCACCACGAAGGGCTTCAGCAAGGACTCGGGGACGAACATCCGGCGGGTCGCCCAGGAGGTCGACGGAGCGATCGTCAAACCGGGTGAGACCTTCAGCCTCAACGGGCACACCGGTGTTCGGCAGAAGGAGCAGGGCTACATCGCCTCGGGCATCATCAAGAACGGACGCCCGGACGAGGCCGTCGGCGGTGGCATATCCCAGTTCGCGACGACCCTGTTCAACGCCTCCTACTTCGCGGGGATGAAGGACGTCGAGCACTCCGAGCACAGCTACTACATAAGCCGCTACCCGATGGGGCGCGAGGCCACGGTGTTCCAGCGTCCCGACGGCACCAGCGTGATCGACGTGAAGTTCAAGAACGTCTCCGACAGCGGGATCCTGATCCGCACCAAGTGGACCCCGGACTCGATCACCGTCACCTTCTGGGGGACCAAGCAGTACGACGTCAAGTCCAAGACCGGGGACAAGACCGACGTCGTCAAGCCCGAGAAGAAGAAGCTCCCCGCCGGGGAGGAATGCATCTCCACCAAGGGGAAGGAGGGCTTCACCGTGCACGACACCCGGGTTCGGAAGAACCTGAAAACCGGGGAGGTCACCAGGAACCGGGAGAAGACCGTTTACGAGCCGCAGCCGATCGTGGAGTGCGTCGAGAAGCCCAAGGAGTGATCGTTCCACTGTGGGGCGCCTCCCACAGTGGGATGTCACATAGCGTGTGCGGGAATCTCAGCGATCGTTTCGGCGTGGGACCTCCTTGGAGGAGGTTCAACCCGAAACGGAGTGATTTCATGCGTGCCGCTGTTATTCACGGTGCCGGAGACGTGCGGGTCGAACAGGTCCCCGACCCGGTGTTGTCCGAACCGACCGACGCGATCGTGCGGGTCAGCCTGACCTGCATCTGCGGCAGCGATCTTTGGCCCTACCGCAGCATGGGCGAGGACCAGCCGAGCAGTCGGATCGGCCACGAGTTCGTGGGAGTGGTCGAGGAGGCCGGCTCCGAGGTGAGCGGGTTGCGTGCGGGCGACCTGGTGGTCTCCCCGTTCACGTGGTCCGACGGGGAGTGCACCCACTGCAGGGAACAGCTGTTCACCTCCTGCGTGAACGGAGGGCTGTGGGGCTCCGCCGGTTCGGACGGTGCTCAGGGCGAGGCCGTCCGGGTCCCCCACGCGGAGGGAACCCTGGTCCGACTGCCGGTGGAGCACGACGCCGCGTCCCTTCCCGCGCTGCTGACCCTGGCAGACGTGCTGCCGACCGGACACCACGCCGCTGTGTCGGCCGGGGTGACCCCGGGAGGCACCGCCACCGTCGTCGGTGACGGCGCGGTCGGGCTGTGCGGGGTGATGGCGGCCCGCAGGCTCGGTGCCGAGCAGATCATCGTCATGGGCAGGCACACCGACCGCACGAACCTCGCCCTCGAGCTCGGCGCCACCCACGTGGTTCCCGAGCGCGGGGACGAGGCAGTCGAGCACGTGCGGGAGCTGACGAAGGGCGAGGGCACCCGCTCGGTCCTGGAGTGCGTGGGCACCGGTGACTCGCTGCGCACCTCGCTGCGGCTGGCACGCGACGGTGGCCGGGTCGGCTACGTCGGCGTCCCCCAGGACGGCGAGGGCGTGGACGTGCGCGAGCTGTTCGGACGCAACGTGGGGATCGCCGGCGGGGTCTGCCCCGCGCGGGCCTACATCCCCGAGCTGCTGCCCGACGTGCTTTACGGAAAGATCGACCCCGCGCGCGTGTTCGACCGGGAGACCGACCTCGACGGGGTCCCCGCCGGATACGAGGCCATGGTCCAGCGGGAGTCGTTGAAGGTGCTCGTCCGTCCCTGACTGAGGACGTTTCCCGCTCGGCTCGGTGCGGGCGGTTCGTTTCGGCACTGGAGTGCTGAACGGAGTTCGTCCCCTCCGGTGCGTCGACACCGGAGGGGACGAACTCCGCGAAGGCTCTCCGCTCGGGCGGTCGAGCTGTCCGTTCTCGGCGCGCCGGCACCGAAACTCACCCCGCCCGCAGGCGGAACCGCCCGCAGGCGGAACCAGCTGAGCAGACCGAGCCGTGCGCTCCGATCACCTCAGAAGGCGGACTCGTCGACCTCCATCAGGGAGTTGTCGGTGGACTCGATGACGCGGCGCCTGGCGGAGAGCTCGGGCAGCACGTTCTTGGCGAAGAAGCGGGCCACGGCCACCTTGCCGTTGTAGAACGCGGCGTCCCTGTCGGAGGCCCCGCCGTCGAGCGCCCGCAGCCCCAGCTCGGCCTGGCGCAGCAGCAGCCAGCCGATCACCAGGTCACCCATGCTCATCAGCAGGGTCACGGCCTGCTGCCCGACCTTGTAGATCTCGTTGACGTCCTCCTGCGCGGAAGTGGCGAAGCCGATCATCGCCCCGATCATGGCCTGGGCGTCGTCCAGCGCCTGGTTGAGCAGCTCCCTCTCCTCCTTGAGCCGCTCGTCGGCGTCGGAGGCTCCCAGGGTCCGCTGGATCTCGTTGGCGACGTGCCCGATGGCCTGGCCGTTGTTCTTCACGATCTTGCGGAAGAAGAAGTCCTGGGCCTGGATCGCGGTGGTGCCCTCGTAGAGGCTGTCGATCTTGGCGTCGCGGATGTACTGCTCGATCGGGTAGTCCTGGAGGTAGCCCGAACCACCGAGGGTCTGCAGGGAGAGCGTGAGCATCTCGTAGGCCCGCTCCGAGCCGACGCCCTTGACGATGGGCAGCAGCAGGTCGTTGATCTGCTCGTGGAGCGTCACGTCCTCGCCGGACGCCTTGCCCTGGGCGATGCTGTCCTGGTAGGTCGCGGTGTAGCAGTAGACCGCGCGCAGCCCTTCCGCGTAGGCCTTCTGCAGCATCAGGATGCGCCGGACGTCCGGGTGGTGCGTGATGGTCACGCGCGGGGCGCTCTTGTCGGCCGC contains:
- a CDS encoding FAD-binding and (Fe-S)-binding domain-containing protein; this encodes MADGSATVPAHPDARFSAGMVGTDAVNVKGLEAQLRRHVLGEVRFDSGTRAMYASDASNYRQVPLGVVLPATVEDVVATTVACHRYGAPLLSRGGGTSLSGETVNVAVVVDFSKYLTSAGEVDVARRTVTAQPGVINEELNRSTGERGLVFGPDPSSHSRCTIGGNIGNNSCGIHSVQAHFYGPGPRTSDNVRELEVLTYDGERFRVGTDEEQVLDEIIAAGGRKGEIYAALRDLRDRYAADIRAGFPSVDELPRRVSGFNLDELLPEKGFNVARALVGTEGTCATVLNATLLLTPAMTHRTTVIVEYPDIVAAAADVTRIRQWGPIGLEGIDSRLVRDQQQERINLEGLHELPRMGDNHAWLMVQFGSDTEGHSQQRAERFVEWLRTELGCESDRIVISRSVQEGGNSQLLWSIRESGLGATAFPPGEKDHWPGWEDSAVPPEHLGDYLRELRELYAEYGLRGAMYGHFGEGCVHSRIDFDLVSAEGLSDYRSFMQRAADLVTSYGGTLSGEHGDGQQRGELLEKQYGPRLMEAMREFKRIWAPDWKMNPGKVVDAYRLDENLRLGKDYNPARPEVKLAYPQDGGDFAHAALRCVGVGTCRTPSAEHTMCPSYQVTREEKHTTRGRARLLFEMLRGEVITDGWQSREVSEALDLCLACKGCTSDCPVGVDMPSYKAEFRHHHYRSLRRWRPRHAYAFGFIDQVARLAALMPGVVNTVTRTPVLRSAAKWLGGIDQRRELPGFAPVTLRRWFADRGGTSNPHGRRVLLFPDTFNNHLHTDVGVACVEALENAGWQVVMPDRHVCCGRPLYDYGFLDVARRYLHNVLDALRADIRAGTPVVGMEPSCLAVFRDELGKMLPYDDDAGRLAANSYHFAEFCQRFELPVPALSGRALLWGHCHHLATGGLDPDQRMLERMGVEVDPVSGGCCGVAGAWGYEQGKFGLSVDCGEQALLPAVRAADEDALVVADGFSCRSQIEQVGRRRAMHSGQVLRLAEDGSAGEHPPGSPPGRPPAGAGRRAVRTTALLTGLGALGAGAVGAGQRLARRPL
- a CDS encoding thiamine pyrophosphate-requiring protein codes for the protein MPQTADFILDRLRQWGVHRIFGYPGDGINSLLGALDRADGDPELIQPRHEEMGAFMATAHAKFTGELGCCMATSGGGTIHLLNGLYDAKLDHQPVVAVVGQQKRISLGSAYQQEIDPNTLYKDVSEYVQTCMHPAQARQLIDRACKVALANRTVATVIVPEDVAMEEQQTSPPRVHGGVYTTAGYAASRTIPAQEELRKAADVLNEGQRVAVLVGQGAAKAADEVVEVAEKLGAGVAKTSLGREVLPDDLPYVTGPIGLLGSTASHEMMMNADTLLFVGTSFPYAEWLPPEGQCKGVEIDLDGRMMGVRYPMDAQLIGDSRETLRELSPMLERKQDRSWRERIETEVDEWWRVLDDRAHDSADPLNPELVVHELSQRLPDNSVITTDAGSVANWWARHLKLRRGMSASLSGNLATMGPGTPYAISAKFAYPDRPCIALVGDGAFQMNGMLELITIKRYLDRMNRSPLIFCVFNNGDLNQVTWEQRAMGGERKFPGSQDIPDVPYAEWARLLGFTGIRCDSPDEIGSAWDRALRAEGPVVLEAVVDSEVPPVPPHIKSMQAQKVAQALREGDPQTWGIVAKGAKQKMHEFTESVKSSVRNRER
- a CDS encoding enolase C-terminal domain-like protein, with the protein product MCARPSWSPVVVTRSAANAIPVEELDATAYEIPTDLPESDGTLSWDSTTLVLVRARAGGRSGIGYTCAGPSAATVVRGELSEVVRGGDALTPPASWQAMQRAVRNLGKPGVVAEAISAVDIALWDLHARLLDLPLSVALGAIRAATPIYGSGGFTSYDDETLAEQLAGWVREGIPRVKMKVGREPRDDPRRLEVARSAIGEQPQLFVDANGAYGRTEAAGRAAEFAEFGVSWLEEPVTSDDLEGLHLLRDRAPVGMDIAAGEYGYHLPCFHRMLAAEAVDCLQADVTRCLGISGPLRTAALCDARGVELSLHCAPQVSAQVGTAVWHLRHLEHFHDHVRIERIAFDGALVPEPGGLLRPDRSRQGLGLEVRHADLERFRVP
- a CDS encoding manganese catalase family protein, with the translated sequence MFRHTQRLQFEAKPDQPDPLYAKKLQELVGGAWGEMTVAMQYMFQGWNCRAPGKYKDMILDIGTEELGHVEMLATMIARLLEGAPSETTAGMVDNDPVLGAIVGGMDPQQAIVGGGGALPVDSDGTPWNGKYIVASGNLLADFRVNVAAESQGRLQTARLYRMTDDPGVKEMLKFNLARDTMHQLQWLSAIEQLQEDGLEGTIAPNALLDEENQQHNSTLWGLSDGTTADQGKWASGTAPDGQHEFSYLDQPDPLGDLASAPPPDPYLYATSETTAPNTEDRGIVGKVKDKLS